One segment of Setaria viridis chromosome 4, Setaria_viridis_v4.0, whole genome shotgun sequence DNA contains the following:
- the LOC117852938 gene encoding uncharacterized protein isoform X1, producing MNGRSTPSADGLGLVEKQMERKRRKEIKEREIVESQIEGMEMVEEEYGIKQMPPTDVVKYHDLLEKTWGWDRLLPYKCVSWSDYSKYLQEYYRRNAGQLVPGAAPATGSRIAALADICLKKEEQLASEWKSRMKSKVDMMLPSKTIILSCLIRERAHSVICTAGGNFSDGGNFSDVFSAALLCISKEADLTCELLRRGASPSDEYLINQGSEIRMCSLSLMNCTSCLSVAAAAAMLGAAKEAERILRWMSENNMLLDIDDDEIPEELNHSRIIRIRTLYAMIDILLKSSFAAAGNKIDKEESASINGPGGDGNGIAADEAANITGGGIPDVLKPQVQKKIKDSKKKDFLEKLWGWERLVPFFSSIEWSDYCNYLEEYYRRNALKFVAEAAASQNPDWLLGPAASQNPDWLLGPAARAVIADVAKSCLEMEDELMFEWKIHVKHWPDEILPVNNFIQSSIIKERALSLCSTGDKFSVPSIIAFVCITKEADLMRELLKRGAKPTDDMIQQSSVIRMCALGFVNLKIASAAALVGIAKEAKTMCDWMKRENRVVAFSMSAPSELEEARLIRIRTLDFMISMLQESSFPSSEKLRYFLLARYLQMQYQACHYLQDT from the exons ATGAACGGCCGGAGCACCCCTTCTGCGGACGGCCTCGGGCTCGTGGAGAAGCAGATGGAGCGCAAGCGCAGGAAAGAGATCAAGGAAAGGGAGATTGTTGAGAGTCAAATCGAAGGGATGGAGATGGTGGAGGAGGAGTATGGTATAAAGCAGATGCCGCCGACAGACGTTGTCAAGTACCATG ATCTCTTGGAAAAAACATGGGGATGGGACAGGCTGCTACCATACAAGTGCGTGTCGTGGTCTGACTATAGCAAGTACCTCCAAGAGTATTACCGTCGCAATGCTGGTCAGCTCGTTCCTGGTGCTGCACCTGCTACGGGTAGCAGAATAGCTGCTCTTGCTGATATT TGTCTCAAGAAGGAGGAGCAACTCGCATCTGAGTGGAAAAGCCGAATGAAATCTAAAGTGGATATGATGTTACCGAGCAAAACGATCATTCTGAGTTGCCTGATCCGTGAGCGTGCACATTCAGTCATCTGCACAGCTGGGGGCAATTTTTCTGATGGGGGCAATTTTTCTGATGTTTTCTCTGCCGCTTTGTTG TGTATTTCGAAGGAGGCTGACCTGACGTGTGAGTTGCTGAGGCGTGGCGCTAGTCCCAGTGATGAATACTTAATCAACCAGGGCAGCGAGATACGCATGTGTTCGTTGAGCCTTATGAACTGCACTTCGTGCCTTTctgtcgctgccgccgctgccatgtTG GGTGCCGCAAAGGAGGCTGAACGAATACTTCGGTGGATGAGTGAAAataacatgcttcttgacatcGATGACGATGAGATACCTGAGGAGCTTAACCATAGCCGCATAATACGGATCCGAACCTTGTATGCTATGATTGACATACTATTAAAGTCTTCTTTTGCTGCTGCTGGGAACAAGATTGATAAGGAAGAATCTGCTAGTATTAATGGTCCTGGCGGTGATGGGAATGGCATTGCTGCTGATGAAGCAGCAAATATCACAGG GGGTGGCATTCCAGACGTATTAAAGCCTCAAGTTCAGAAAAAGATCAAAGATTCTAAAAAGA AAGATTTTCTGGAGAAACTATGGGGGTGGGAAAGGCTGGTTCCATTCTTCAGTTCCATTGAGTGGTCTGACTATTGCAACTACCTTGAGGAGTATTACCGCCGCAATGCTTTGAAGTTTGTTGCAGAAGCTGCTGCCAGCCAGAATCCTGATTGGCTGTTGGGTCCTGCTGCCAGCCAGAATCCTGATTGGCTGTTGGGTCCTGCTGCCCGAGCTGTTATTGCTGATGTTGCCAAATCT TGTCTCGAGATGGAGGATGAACTTATGTTCGAGTGGAAGATTCATGTGAAACATTGGCCGGACGAGATCTTACCAGTCAACAATTTCATTCAAAGTAGCATTATCAAGGAGCGTGCACTCTCACTCTGCAGTACAGGGGACAAATTTTCTGTTCCTTCCATCATTGCTTTTGTG TGTATCACAAAGGAGGCTGACCTGATGCGTGAGCTGCTGAAGCGTGGTGCTAAGCCTACTGATGACATGATCCAGCAGAGCAGTGTGATCCGTATGTGCGCCTTAGGCTTTGTGAACCTCAAAattgcttctgctgctgcatTGGTG GGTATTGCAAAGGAGGCCAAAACGATGTGTGATTGGATGAAGAGAGAGAACAGGGTTGTTGCCTTCAGCATGTCTGCTCCTAGTGAGCTTGAGGAGGCCCGCTTGATCCGGATCAGAACCTTGGATTTTATGATCAGCATGTTGCAAGAgtcttcctttccttcctccGAG AAGTTGCGCTATTTTCTGCTAGCAAGGTATTTGCAAATGCAATATCAGGCATGTCACTATTTGCAAGATACATGA
- the LOC117852938 gene encoding uncharacterized protein isoform X2: MNGRSTPSADGLGLVEKQMERKRRKEIKEREIVESQIEGMEMVEEEYGIKQMPPTDVVKYHDLLEKTWGWDRLLPYKCVSWSDYSKYLQEYYRRNAGQLVPGAAPATGSRIAALADICLKKEEQLASEWKSRMKSKVDMMLPSKTIILSCLIRERAHSVICTAGGNFSDGGNFSDVFSAALLCISKEADLTCELLRRGASPSDEYLINQGSEIRMCSLSLMNCTSCLSVAAAAAMLGAAKEAERILRWMSENNMLLDIDDDEIPEELNHSRIIRIRTLYAMIDILLKSSFAAAGNKIDKEESASINGPGGDGNGIAADEAANITGGGIPDVLKPQVQKKIKDSKKNFLEKLWGWERLVPFFSSIEWSDYCNYLEEYYRRNALKFVAEAAASQNPDWLLGPAASQNPDWLLGPAARAVIADVAKSCLEMEDELMFEWKIHVKHWPDEILPVNNFIQSSIIKERALSLCSTGDKFSVPSIIAFVCITKEADLMRELLKRGAKPTDDMIQQSSVIRMCALGFVNLKIASAAALVGIAKEAKTMCDWMKRENRVVAFSMSAPSELEEARLIRIRTLDFMISMLQESSFPSSEKLRYFLLARYLQMQYQACHYLQDT; encoded by the exons ATGAACGGCCGGAGCACCCCTTCTGCGGACGGCCTCGGGCTCGTGGAGAAGCAGATGGAGCGCAAGCGCAGGAAAGAGATCAAGGAAAGGGAGATTGTTGAGAGTCAAATCGAAGGGATGGAGATGGTGGAGGAGGAGTATGGTATAAAGCAGATGCCGCCGACAGACGTTGTCAAGTACCATG ATCTCTTGGAAAAAACATGGGGATGGGACAGGCTGCTACCATACAAGTGCGTGTCGTGGTCTGACTATAGCAAGTACCTCCAAGAGTATTACCGTCGCAATGCTGGTCAGCTCGTTCCTGGTGCTGCACCTGCTACGGGTAGCAGAATAGCTGCTCTTGCTGATATT TGTCTCAAGAAGGAGGAGCAACTCGCATCTGAGTGGAAAAGCCGAATGAAATCTAAAGTGGATATGATGTTACCGAGCAAAACGATCATTCTGAGTTGCCTGATCCGTGAGCGTGCACATTCAGTCATCTGCACAGCTGGGGGCAATTTTTCTGATGGGGGCAATTTTTCTGATGTTTTCTCTGCCGCTTTGTTG TGTATTTCGAAGGAGGCTGACCTGACGTGTGAGTTGCTGAGGCGTGGCGCTAGTCCCAGTGATGAATACTTAATCAACCAGGGCAGCGAGATACGCATGTGTTCGTTGAGCCTTATGAACTGCACTTCGTGCCTTTctgtcgctgccgccgctgccatgtTG GGTGCCGCAAAGGAGGCTGAACGAATACTTCGGTGGATGAGTGAAAataacatgcttcttgacatcGATGACGATGAGATACCTGAGGAGCTTAACCATAGCCGCATAATACGGATCCGAACCTTGTATGCTATGATTGACATACTATTAAAGTCTTCTTTTGCTGCTGCTGGGAACAAGATTGATAAGGAAGAATCTGCTAGTATTAATGGTCCTGGCGGTGATGGGAATGGCATTGCTGCTGATGAAGCAGCAAATATCACAGG GGGTGGCATTCCAGACGTATTAAAGCCTCAAGTTCAGAAAAAGATCAAAGATTCTAAAAAGA ATTTTCTGGAGAAACTATGGGGGTGGGAAAGGCTGGTTCCATTCTTCAGTTCCATTGAGTGGTCTGACTATTGCAACTACCTTGAGGAGTATTACCGCCGCAATGCTTTGAAGTTTGTTGCAGAAGCTGCTGCCAGCCAGAATCCTGATTGGCTGTTGGGTCCTGCTGCCAGCCAGAATCCTGATTGGCTGTTGGGTCCTGCTGCCCGAGCTGTTATTGCTGATGTTGCCAAATCT TGTCTCGAGATGGAGGATGAACTTATGTTCGAGTGGAAGATTCATGTGAAACATTGGCCGGACGAGATCTTACCAGTCAACAATTTCATTCAAAGTAGCATTATCAAGGAGCGTGCACTCTCACTCTGCAGTACAGGGGACAAATTTTCTGTTCCTTCCATCATTGCTTTTGTG TGTATCACAAAGGAGGCTGACCTGATGCGTGAGCTGCTGAAGCGTGGTGCTAAGCCTACTGATGACATGATCCAGCAGAGCAGTGTGATCCGTATGTGCGCCTTAGGCTTTGTGAACCTCAAAattgcttctgctgctgcatTGGTG GGTATTGCAAAGGAGGCCAAAACGATGTGTGATTGGATGAAGAGAGAGAACAGGGTTGTTGCCTTCAGCATGTCTGCTCCTAGTGAGCTTGAGGAGGCCCGCTTGATCCGGATCAGAACCTTGGATTTTATGATCAGCATGTTGCAAGAgtcttcctttccttcctccGAG AAGTTGCGCTATTTTCTGCTAGCAAGGTATTTGCAAATGCAATATCAGGCATGTCACTATTTGCAAGATACATGA
- the LOC117852938 gene encoding uncharacterized protein isoform X3 has product MNGRSTPSADGLGLVEKQMERKRRKEIKEREIVESQIEGMEMVEEEYGIKQMPPTDVVKYHDLLEKTWGWDRLLPYKCVSWSDYSKYLQEYYRRNAGQLVPGAAPATGSRIAALADICLKKEEQLASEWKSRMKSKVDMMLPSKTIILSCLIRERAHSVICTAGGNFSDGGNFSDVFSAALLCISKEADLTCELLRRGASPSDEYLINQGSEIRMCSLSLMNCTSCLSVAAAAAMLGAAKEAERILRWMSENNMLLDIDDDEIPEELNHSRIIRIRTLYAMIDILLKSSFAAAGNKIDKEESASINGPGGDGNGIAADEAANITGGGIPDVLKPQVQKKIKDSKKKDFLEKLWGWERLVPFFSSIEWSDYCNYLEEYYRRNALKFVAEAAASQNPDWLLGPAASQNPDWLLGPAARAVIADVAKSCLEMEDELMFEWKIHVKHWPDEILPVNNFIQSSIIKERALSLCSTGDKFSVPSIIAFVCITKEADLMRELLKRGAKPTDDMIQQSSVIRMCALGFVNLKIASAAALVGIAKEAKTMCDWMKRENRVVAFSMSAPSELEEARLIRIRTLDFMISMLQESSFPSSEML; this is encoded by the exons ATGAACGGCCGGAGCACCCCTTCTGCGGACGGCCTCGGGCTCGTGGAGAAGCAGATGGAGCGCAAGCGCAGGAAAGAGATCAAGGAAAGGGAGATTGTTGAGAGTCAAATCGAAGGGATGGAGATGGTGGAGGAGGAGTATGGTATAAAGCAGATGCCGCCGACAGACGTTGTCAAGTACCATG ATCTCTTGGAAAAAACATGGGGATGGGACAGGCTGCTACCATACAAGTGCGTGTCGTGGTCTGACTATAGCAAGTACCTCCAAGAGTATTACCGTCGCAATGCTGGTCAGCTCGTTCCTGGTGCTGCACCTGCTACGGGTAGCAGAATAGCTGCTCTTGCTGATATT TGTCTCAAGAAGGAGGAGCAACTCGCATCTGAGTGGAAAAGCCGAATGAAATCTAAAGTGGATATGATGTTACCGAGCAAAACGATCATTCTGAGTTGCCTGATCCGTGAGCGTGCACATTCAGTCATCTGCACAGCTGGGGGCAATTTTTCTGATGGGGGCAATTTTTCTGATGTTTTCTCTGCCGCTTTGTTG TGTATTTCGAAGGAGGCTGACCTGACGTGTGAGTTGCTGAGGCGTGGCGCTAGTCCCAGTGATGAATACTTAATCAACCAGGGCAGCGAGATACGCATGTGTTCGTTGAGCCTTATGAACTGCACTTCGTGCCTTTctgtcgctgccgccgctgccatgtTG GGTGCCGCAAAGGAGGCTGAACGAATACTTCGGTGGATGAGTGAAAataacatgcttcttgacatcGATGACGATGAGATACCTGAGGAGCTTAACCATAGCCGCATAATACGGATCCGAACCTTGTATGCTATGATTGACATACTATTAAAGTCTTCTTTTGCTGCTGCTGGGAACAAGATTGATAAGGAAGAATCTGCTAGTATTAATGGTCCTGGCGGTGATGGGAATGGCATTGCTGCTGATGAAGCAGCAAATATCACAGG GGGTGGCATTCCAGACGTATTAAAGCCTCAAGTTCAGAAAAAGATCAAAGATTCTAAAAAGA AAGATTTTCTGGAGAAACTATGGGGGTGGGAAAGGCTGGTTCCATTCTTCAGTTCCATTGAGTGGTCTGACTATTGCAACTACCTTGAGGAGTATTACCGCCGCAATGCTTTGAAGTTTGTTGCAGAAGCTGCTGCCAGCCAGAATCCTGATTGGCTGTTGGGTCCTGCTGCCAGCCAGAATCCTGATTGGCTGTTGGGTCCTGCTGCCCGAGCTGTTATTGCTGATGTTGCCAAATCT TGTCTCGAGATGGAGGATGAACTTATGTTCGAGTGGAAGATTCATGTGAAACATTGGCCGGACGAGATCTTACCAGTCAACAATTTCATTCAAAGTAGCATTATCAAGGAGCGTGCACTCTCACTCTGCAGTACAGGGGACAAATTTTCTGTTCCTTCCATCATTGCTTTTGTG TGTATCACAAAGGAGGCTGACCTGATGCGTGAGCTGCTGAAGCGTGGTGCTAAGCCTACTGATGACATGATCCAGCAGAGCAGTGTGATCCGTATGTGCGCCTTAGGCTTTGTGAACCTCAAAattgcttctgctgctgcatTGGTG GGTATTGCAAAGGAGGCCAAAACGATGTGTGATTGGATGAAGAGAGAGAACAGGGTTGTTGCCTTCAGCATGTCTGCTCCTAGTGAGCTTGAGGAGGCCCGCTTGATCCGGATCAGAACCTTGGATTTTATGATCAGCATGTTGCAAGAgtcttcctttccttcctccGAG ATGCTTTGA